Proteins encoded within one genomic window of Mesobacillus subterraneus:
- the gpr gene encoding GPR endopeptidase — protein sequence MKEPVDLSMYSIRTDLAVEAREMVLADQQATVHTQENLSHIEGVIIKEKEENDIKISLVEVTAEGEKSLGKKQGHYLTIEVVGIRQQDTELQGKVEKLFANEFANFIKQSGIKEDASCLIVGLGNWNVTPDALGPLVCENLLVTKHLFDLQPENVEEGYRSVSALSPGVMGLTGIETSDIIFGVVEKTKPDFVIAIDALASRSIERVNSTIQISDTGIHPGSGVGNKRKEISKETLGIPVIAIGVPTVVDAVSITSDTIDFILKHFGKEMREGDKPSRSLVPAGMSFGKRKKLTEEDLPEAEHRQTFLGMIGTLEDEEKRKLIYEVLSPLGHNLMVTPKEVDVFIEDMANLIASGLNSALHTKVDQDNTGMYTH from the coding sequence ATGAAGGAACCAGTAGACTTGAGCATGTATTCAATCAGGACTGACCTGGCTGTGGAAGCGAGGGAGATGGTGCTGGCAGACCAGCAAGCTACCGTACATACCCAGGAGAATCTCTCCCATATTGAAGGCGTGATTATAAAAGAAAAAGAAGAAAATGATATAAAGATTTCTCTAGTAGAGGTCACCGCGGAGGGTGAAAAGAGCCTTGGCAAAAAACAGGGGCATTATTTGACAATCGAAGTGGTCGGCATTCGCCAGCAGGATACCGAACTGCAGGGGAAAGTCGAAAAATTATTCGCCAATGAATTTGCCAATTTTATAAAGCAATCTGGCATCAAGGAAGATGCATCCTGCCTTATTGTTGGTCTGGGGAACTGGAATGTTACACCCGATGCTTTAGGGCCGCTTGTATGTGAAAATTTACTTGTTACCAAGCATCTGTTCGATCTCCAGCCTGAGAATGTTGAAGAAGGTTACCGTTCTGTCAGCGCGCTTTCACCTGGAGTCATGGGGCTAACGGGGATAGAGACTTCTGATATTATTTTTGGCGTCGTGGAGAAAACGAAGCCTGACTTTGTCATTGCAATTGATGCACTCGCTTCTCGGTCCATAGAAAGAGTCAATTCGACGATCCAGATTTCAGATACAGGCATCCATCCTGGATCAGGCGTAGGGAATAAAAGGAAGGAAATTAGCAAAGAAACTTTAGGTATTCCAGTGATAGCGATTGGAGTTCCAACAGTAGTCGATGCGGTTTCAATTACAAGTGATACGATCGATTTCATTTTGAAGCATTTTGGCAAGGAAATGAGAGAAGGCGATAAGCCTTCGAGGTCACTTGTGCCGGCGGGCATGAGTTTTGGCAAAAGAAAGAAGCTGACAGAAGAAGATCTCCCTGAAGCTGAACATCGCCAAACCTTCCTTGGAATGATCGGAACACTTGAAGATGAAGAAAAGAGGAAGCTTATTTATGAGGTTCTATCTCCTTTAGGACACAACCTTATGGTCACTCCTAAAGAAGTGGATGTGTTCATCGAAGATATGGCTAACCTGATTGCCAGCGGTCTTAATTCAGCGCTGCATACTAAGGTGGACCAGGATAATACAGGCATGTATACACATTAA
- the spoIIP gene encoding stage II sporulation protein P, with protein sequence MRFNKRSGIIVAVQGTQVVKAALAFVFFLIGIFSISGAMTSLKPEYRITSDSVNQAANNLNGQLLFSLMGWENHQFLQALPDEYETPKLTNIMFKLTTNINLDDPRSLLGRELPGFSLFDGKILVAGEGTNYTNMPMESAPPVDVLKAEQEAALQNTEGLDTGNPEDTEAPPLSTGDRKAVYVYFTHTRESYLPYLKGVTDPNKAYHSQVNVTKIGDQLKSSLEQRGIGTTVDKTDVMATNLNKKGLGFGKAYQESRPVVEAAMAGDRNLQYFIDIHRDGYRKDKTTIQINGKPYAKLAFVIGGENANYEKNLALARELHNLLDKKYGKGLSRGVIEKKGASTNGKFNQDLSGNALLIEFGGVDNTFEELNRSADALADVFSEFYWQAEKVDAPAQESSDNQ encoded by the coding sequence ATGAGATTTAATAAACGATCTGGAATAATTGTAGCCGTCCAAGGGACTCAAGTAGTAAAAGCCGCATTAGCATTTGTGTTCTTTCTCATTGGGATTTTTTCCATAAGCGGAGCAATGACTTCGCTAAAGCCTGAATACAGGATCACCTCGGATTCCGTTAATCAGGCAGCAAACAATCTGAATGGCCAACTGCTTTTCAGTTTAATGGGTTGGGAAAACCATCAATTCCTCCAGGCGCTCCCGGATGAATATGAGACACCGAAGCTCACAAATATCATGTTCAAGCTTACTACCAATATCAATCTGGATGATCCACGGAGCTTGCTTGGCAGGGAACTACCGGGTTTCTCGCTTTTTGACGGGAAGATACTAGTCGCAGGTGAAGGAACAAATTATACGAACATGCCAATGGAATCCGCTCCTCCTGTCGATGTATTGAAAGCAGAGCAGGAAGCGGCGCTGCAAAACACGGAAGGTTTAGATACGGGGAATCCTGAAGATACGGAAGCACCTCCGCTATCCACTGGAGACCGAAAAGCTGTTTATGTTTATTTTACACACACAAGAGAATCCTATCTTCCTTATCTTAAGGGAGTGACCGACCCGAATAAAGCCTATCACTCACAGGTGAATGTCACGAAGATAGGCGACCAGCTGAAGTCAAGTCTGGAGCAGCGCGGAATCGGAACAACGGTAGATAAGACGGACGTTATGGCTACCAATCTCAACAAGAAAGGGCTTGGATTTGGAAAAGCCTATCAGGAATCACGGCCGGTTGTGGAAGCGGCGATGGCTGGAGACCGGAATCTTCAATACTTTATTGATATCCACCGGGATGGGTATCGAAAAGACAAAACGACGATCCAAATCAACGGTAAGCCATACGCAAAACTGGCATTTGTTATCGGAGGGGAAAATGCCAATTATGAAAAAAACCTTGCTCTCGCACGAGAACTGCACAATCTACTCGATAAAAAGTACGGCAAGGGATTAAGCAGGGGCGTCATCGAGAAAAAGGGAGCCTCGACGAATGGCAAATTCAATCAAGACTTGTCCGGCAATGCACTGCTAATAGAGTTTGGCGGCGTGGACAACACATTCGAAGAATTGAACAGGTCCGCCGATGCTCTGGCAGATGTGTTCAGTGAATTCTACTGGCAGGCGGAAAAAGTAGATGCCCCAGCGCAGGAATCTTCTGATAACCAATAA
- a CDS encoding YqxA family protein, whose translation MKMFMLKSLMLASLMFISVLFGMQQANEGIHKMKGYEDPEFKSAFSIDEKGNGSFETAILGNEISSHDLEQKREKLEEMKAFNLFSSLGKNLAEGVSLVVEKTVDLITGK comes from the coding sequence ATGAAAATGTTTATGCTTAAAAGCTTAATGCTTGCTTCTTTAATGTTCATATCCGTATTGTTCGGCATGCAGCAGGCAAATGAAGGCATCCATAAAATGAAAGGGTACGAAGATCCTGAATTCAAAAGTGCGTTCAGCATCGACGAAAAGGGAAACGGCAGCTTTGAAACCGCCATTTTAGGGAATGAGATTTCAAGCCACGATTTGGAACAAAAGCGGGAAAAACTTGAAGAAATGAAAGCATTTAACCTCTTTTCATCATTAGGTAAAAATCTGGCAGAAGGAGTCTCGCTGGTTGTGGAAAAAACAGTAGATTTAATTACAGGGAAGTGA
- a CDS encoding nuclease-related domain-containing protein has protein sequence MFKKDRYESEELRVFKVLNRRMDLTEKEKQYYFNLKKGFEGEVMFDGYLRQIFIQSYILNDLLFEQNHSHFQIDSLMISQILTYLFEVKYFEGEYYFDGDQFKTIKGKEVKNPLLQLERNESLLRQFFNSIGFKVPIEAYLVFVNPDFTLYQAPLNRRIILPTNLNRFIHKMNNQKSTLNSQHSRLSEKLLSSHLTKSPFTKIPAFEYSQLRKGVFCHSCGTVMEEYSGVILTCKKCGKHENTKEVLLRSIEELQILYPTKKISTNTIYEWCGEIFPKLKIQQLLKENFIMSGYGQWSYYN, from the coding sequence ATGTTTAAAAAGGATCGTTATGAATCGGAAGAATTAAGAGTATTCAAGGTATTGAACAGGCGGATGGATTTAACAGAGAAAGAGAAACAATATTATTTTAATCTCAAAAAAGGATTTGAAGGCGAGGTGATGTTTGATGGGTATCTGCGACAAATATTCATTCAATCATACATCCTTAATGACCTGCTGTTTGAACAGAATCATTCACATTTTCAAATTGATTCACTGATGATTTCTCAGATTCTCACCTACTTATTTGAAGTGAAATACTTTGAAGGAGAGTATTATTTTGATGGCGATCAATTCAAGACAATTAAAGGAAAAGAAGTTAAGAATCCACTCCTTCAGCTTGAAAGGAACGAATCTCTATTAAGACAATTTTTTAATAGTATTGGATTTAAAGTCCCCATAGAAGCCTATCTCGTTTTTGTCAATCCGGATTTCACTTTGTACCAGGCTCCTCTCAACAGGCGAATCATCCTCCCGACCAACCTCAACCGTTTTATCCACAAAATGAATAACCAAAAGTCTACTTTAAATAGCCAACATTCCAGACTGTCAGAAAAACTACTATCCTCTCATTTGACGAAATCTCCATTCACTAAAATACCAGCATTTGAATATTCCCAGCTGCGAAAAGGAGTGTTTTGCCATTCGTGCGGAACGGTTATGGAGGAATACAGCGGGGTTATACTAACTTGTAAGAAATGCGGAAAGCATGAAAATACAAAAGAAGTATTATTACGAAGTATCGAGGAGCTTCAAATTTTATATCCAACTAAAAAGATCTCTACAAATACTATCTATGAATGGTGCGGTGAAATATTTCCGAAATTAAAAATCCAGCAACTATTGAAGGAAAACTTTATCATGTCAGGTTATGGCCAATGGTCGTATTATAATTAA